A genome region from Coffea arabica cultivar ET-39 chromosome 7e, Coffea Arabica ET-39 HiFi, whole genome shotgun sequence includes the following:
- the LOC140011333 gene encoding small nuclear ribonucleoprotein SmD3b-like — MSRSLGIPVKLLHEAAGHIVTVELKSGELYRGSMVECKDNWNCQFENITFTTKDGKVSQLEQVFIRGSKVRFMVIPDMLKNAPMFKRLEARIKGKGSALGVGRGRAIAMRARVRSIS; from the exons ATGAGTCGTAGCTTAGGTATACCGGTGAAGCTTCTACACGAAGCCGCGGGACACATCGTGACCGTAGAGTTGAAGAGCGGAGAGCTCTACAGAGGCAGCATGGTTGAATGCAAAGACAATTGGAATTGCCAGTTCGAGAACATCACTTTCACAACTAA GGATGGCAAGGTATCACAACTTGAGCAAGTTTTCATTCGAGGAAGCAAAGTCAG GTTTATGGTGATTCCCGATATGCTTAAGAATGCTCCAATGTTCAAACGTCTAGAAGCTAGAATCAAG GGCAAGGGTTCAGCACTTGGCGTTGGACGGGGACGTGCTATTGCCATGAGAGCCAGGGTAAGATCTATTTCGTGA